The following are encoded in a window of Ricinus communis isolate WT05 ecotype wild-type chromosome 4, ASM1957865v1, whole genome shotgun sequence genomic DNA:
- the LOC8274316 gene encoding protein TRAUCO isoform X2 yields MDSIQATYREDDDGEETTKSHDPPPATTITSTAAAAFELPEHQNGTEMEQLQNDTDASQNGESIKQQDAFVSESDPTTSNDTEKPTPKDNEQEVEEDEEEDDDDEEEPPPKKQKQLSSLTQQQEQQQEQEPAPVDNNNVSNETKTPTLTTTKQAATKKKSKKKNNNNVWVTRSTRKGKKKTKPNPQNTPAEDTVLITPVPRLQDKSDDTPDMNICLSKVYKAEKVELSEDRLSAASTKGYRMVRATRGVCEGAWYFEIKVVSLGETGHTRLGWSTEKGDLQAPVGYDGNSFGYRDIDGSKVHKALREKYGEEGYKEGDVIGFYINLPDGSLYAPKPPHLVWYKGQRYVCAADSKEDPPKIIPGNA; encoded by the exons ATGGATTCTATTCAGGCCACTTACAGAGAAGACGACGACGGAGAAGAAACCACCAAATCACACGATCCACCTCCCGCTACCACCATCACCAGCACCGCCGCCGCCGCATTTGAGCTTCCCGAACATCAGAATGGCACGGAAATGGAGCAGCTTCAAAACGACACGGACGCGTCTCAAAACGGCGAATCAATTAAACAGCAAGATGCGTTTGTATCGGAATCAGACCCAACGACCTCAAACGACACTGAGAAACCCACACCTAAAGACAATGAACAAGaagtagaagaagatgaagaagaagatgatgacgATGAAGAAGAGCCACCTCCTAAAAAGCAAAAGCAGCTTTCTTCTTTAACCCAACAGCAAGAACAgcaacaagaacaagaaccGGCACCAGTTGACAACAATAATGTGTCCAATGAAACCAAGACTCCTACTTTAACAACAACAAAACAAGCTGCAacgaaaaagaaatcaaagaaaaagaacaacaaTAATGTGTGGGTTACAAGATCTACACGTAAAGGTAAGAAAAAGACTAAACCCAATCCCCAAAACACCCCTGCTGAAGACACTGTTTTAATCACTCCAGTACCTAGATTACAAGATAAAAGTGACGATACTCCTGATATGAATATTTGTTTATCTAAAGTGTATAAAGCTGAGAAAGTTGAGCTAAGTGAAGATAGATTAAGTGCTGCGAGTACAAAAGGGTATAGAATGGTGAGAGCTACAAGAGGGGTTTGTGAAGGAGCTTggtattttgaaattaaagttGTGAGCTTGGGAGAGACTGGGCATACTCGGCTTGGTTGGTCTACAGAGAAGGGAGACTTACAAGCCCCTGTTGGTTATGATGGGAATAGTTTTGGGTATAGAGATATTGATGGGAGTAAAGTGCACAAGGCTTTGAGGGAGAAATATGGTGAAGAAGGGTATAAGGAAGGTGATGTTATTGGTTTTTATATTAATCTGCCTGATGGTTCTCTGTATGCTCCTAAACCACCTCATTTGGTTTGGTATAAAGGACAGAGATATGTCTGTGCTGCTGATTCGAAGGAGGATCCTCCTAAAATTATACCTG GTAATGCATGA
- the LOC8274316 gene encoding protein TRAUCO isoform X1 yields the protein MDSIQATYREDDDGEETTKSHDPPPATTITSTAAAAFELPEHQNGTEMEQLQNDTDASQNGESIKQQDAFVSESDPTTSNDTEKPTPKDNEQEVEEDEEEDDDDEEEPPPKKQKQLSSLTQQQEQQQEQEPAPVDNNNVSNETKTPTLTTTKQAATKKKSKKKNNNNVWVTRSTRKGKKKTKPNPQNTPAEDTVLITPVPRLQDKSDDTPDMNICLSKVYKAEKVELSEDRLSAASTKGYRMVRATRGVCEGAWYFEIKVVSLGETGHTRLGWSTEKGDLQAPVGYDGNSFGYRDIDGSKVHKALREKYGEEGYKEGDVIGFYINLPDGSLYAPKPPHLVWYKGQRYVCAADSKEDPPKIIPGSEISFFKNGVCQGVAFKDLYGGHYYPAASVYTLPNQPNCVVKFNFGPDFEFFPEDFGGRPIPRPMFEVPYHGFDNRVENGVSNENKH from the exons ATGGATTCTATTCAGGCCACTTACAGAGAAGACGACGACGGAGAAGAAACCACCAAATCACACGATCCACCTCCCGCTACCACCATCACCAGCACCGCCGCCGCCGCATTTGAGCTTCCCGAACATCAGAATGGCACGGAAATGGAGCAGCTTCAAAACGACACGGACGCGTCTCAAAACGGCGAATCAATTAAACAGCAAGATGCGTTTGTATCGGAATCAGACCCAACGACCTCAAACGACACTGAGAAACCCACACCTAAAGACAATGAACAAGaagtagaagaagatgaagaagaagatgatgacgATGAAGAAGAGCCACCTCCTAAAAAGCAAAAGCAGCTTTCTTCTTTAACCCAACAGCAAGAACAgcaacaagaacaagaaccGGCACCAGTTGACAACAATAATGTGTCCAATGAAACCAAGACTCCTACTTTAACAACAACAAAACAAGCTGCAacgaaaaagaaatcaaagaaaaagaacaacaaTAATGTGTGGGTTACAAGATCTACACGTAAAGGTAAGAAAAAGACTAAACCCAATCCCCAAAACACCCCTGCTGAAGACACTGTTTTAATCACTCCAGTACCTAGATTACAAGATAAAAGTGACGATACTCCTGATATGAATATTTGTTTATCTAAAGTGTATAAAGCTGAGAAAGTTGAGCTAAGTGAAGATAGATTAAGTGCTGCGAGTACAAAAGGGTATAGAATGGTGAGAGCTACAAGAGGGGTTTGTGAAGGAGCTTggtattttgaaattaaagttGTGAGCTTGGGAGAGACTGGGCATACTCGGCTTGGTTGGTCTACAGAGAAGGGAGACTTACAAGCCCCTGTTGGTTATGATGGGAATAGTTTTGGGTATAGAGATATTGATGGGAGTAAAGTGCACAAGGCTTTGAGGGAGAAATATGGTGAAGAAGGGTATAAGGAAGGTGATGTTATTGGTTTTTATATTAATCTGCCTGATGGTTCTCTGTATGCTCCTAAACCACCTCATTTGGTTTGGTATAAAGGACAGAGATATGTCTGTGCTGCTGATTCGAAGGAGGATCCTCCTAAAATTATACCTG GAAGTGAGATATCTTTCTTTAAGAATGGGGTATGCCAAGGCGTTGCTTTCAAGGATTTATATGGTGGTCATTACTACCCAGCTGCTTCAGTGTACACCCTGCCAAATCAGCCAAATTGTGTGGTTAAGTTTAACTTTGGCCCTGACTTTGAGTTCTTTCCAGAGGATTTTGGTGGGCGTCCAATTCCTAGGCCCATGTTTGAAGTTCCTTATCATGGATTCGACAATCGTGTTGAAAATGGCGTGTCCAATGAGAACAAGCATTAG
- the LOC8274315 gene encoding NAD(H) kinase 1 isoform X1 — protein MAPSKFNSTDPCGNGDASFSSSQPDNGLSDSLSLFHSEKAVQELLQQTPIQGTDDHLIEFSEALRTVAKALRRAAEGKASAQAEATEWKRRYELERGRNQRLQRKGNTVCEMLRSWWIQTSLCNAMGIIRLMHPCLVCWEVWEEQNSSVFEEQSAKECSGDVFEGRTQNSDNQSIPSEHSNGRSENCCTNGICSHEILQDGETDSDSNVVQNRMMRKASFKLSWCCKGEISDQHKHDVVSFERGNITTAERSSKQISLKWESDPQTVLIMTKPNSTSVRILCADMVRWLKEHKKLKIYVEPRVRSELLTESSYFNFVQTWKDDKEISQLHTKVDLVVTLGGDGTVLWAASMFKGPVPPIVPFSLGSLGFMTPFHSEHYRDCVDSILRGPISITLRHRLQCHVIRDAAKNEVETEEPILVLNEVTIDRGISSFLTNLECYCDNSFVTCVQGDGLILSTTSGSTAYSLAAGGSMVHPQVPGILFTPICPHSLSFRPLILPEHVTIRVQVPFNSRSSAWASFDGKDRKLLEPGDALVCSMAPWPVPTACQVDSTNDFLRSIHEGLHWNLRKTQSFDGPREQ, from the exons ATGGCTCCTAGCAAGTTCAATTCCACT GATCCTTGTGGAAATGGAGATGCGAGTTTTTCAAGCTCACAACCAGATAATGGGCTTAGTGATTCACTCTCTCTCTTCCATTCTGAGAAGGCAGTGCAAGAGCTTCTTCAACAGACTCCTATTCAGGGAACTGATGACCATCTTATAGAATTCTCAGAGGCTCTAAGAA cTGTTGCAAAGGCATTAAGACGAGCTGCTGAAGGAAAAGCTTCTGCTCAAGCTGAGGCTACTGAATGGAAGCGCAGATATGAACTAGAGAGGGGGCGAAATCAGCGGTTGCAGCGTAAAG GCAACACTGTGTGTGAAATGCTTCGAAGTTGGTGGATTCAGACTTCTCTATGTAATGCAATGGGAATTATAAGATTAATGCATCCGTGCCTTGTTTGCTGGGAAGTCTGGGAAGAACAAAATAGTAGTGTCTTTGAAG AACAGTCAGCCAAGGAATGTAGTGGTGATGTTTTTGAAGGGAGGACACAGAACTCAGACAATCAATCTATCCCAAGTGAACATTCAAATGGACGGTCCGAAAATTGCTGTACCAATGGGATTTGCTCTCATGAAATTCTTCAAGATGGAGAGACTGACTCTGATTCCAATGTGGTCCAGAATAGGATGATGAGAAAG GCATCTTTTAAACTTTCATGGTGTTGCAAAGGCGAAATTAGTGATCAGCACAAACATGATGTTGTCTCTTTTGAAAGAGGAAATATAACGACTGCAGAGCGCAGCAGTAAACAG ATTTCTTTGAAGTGGGAATCTGATCCACAGACTGTGCTTATAATGACTAAACCAAATTCAACTTCTGTACGAATTCTATGTGCAGATATGGTCAG ATGGTTGAAAGAgcataaaaagttaaaaatttatgtggAACCGCGTGTGAGGAGTGAACTTCTAACAGAATCATCTTACTTCAACTTTGTGCAAACCTGGAAAGATG ACAAGGAAATTTCACAACTGCACACAAAAGTTGACCTTGTGGTAACTCTTGGTGGGGATGGTACTGTTCTTTGG gCAGCATCAATGTTCAAAGGACCAGTTCCTCCCATTGTTCcattttctttaggttctctTGGCTTTATGACACCATTTC ATAGTGAACATTACAGAGATTGCGTTGATTCAATTCTTAGAGGCCCAATTAGTATTACACTGCGACACCGGTTGCAATGCCATGTTATCAGAGATGCAGCCAAGAATGAGGTTGAAACTGAAGAGCCCATACTTGTTCTAAATGAGGTTACGATTGACCGTGGAATATCATCTTTCCTGACAAATTTGGAATGCTACTGCGACAACTCCTTTGTCACATGTGTGCAAGGtgatgggttaattttatcaaCTACATCCGGAAGCACTGCATATTCTTTGGCGGCTGGAGGATCCATGGTCCATCCACAG GTTCCCGGCATCCTCTTTACACCAATTTGTCCACACTCCTTATCCTTTCGGCCTCTGATATTACCTGAACATGTAACAATACGAGTGCAAGTTCCCTTCAACAGCAGAAGCTCTGCTTGGGCATCATTTGATGGCAAGGACAGGAAACTGTTAGAACCTGGTGATGCACTTGTGTGCAGCATGGCACCTTGGCCTGTACCTACAGCATGCCAAGTGGATTCAACAAATGACTTCCTCCGCAGCATCCATGAGGGCCTCCACTGGAATCTGAGGAAGACCCAATCTTTTGATGGCCCTCGGGAGCAATAA
- the LOC8274315 gene encoding NAD(H) kinase 1 isoform X2, which yields MAPSKFNSTDPCGNGDASFSSSQPDNGLSDSLSLFHSEKAVQELLQQTPIQGTDDHLIEFSEALRTVAKALRRAAEGKASAQAEATEWKRRYELERGRNQRLQRKEQSAKECSGDVFEGRTQNSDNQSIPSEHSNGRSENCCTNGICSHEILQDGETDSDSNVVQNRMMRKASFKLSWCCKGEISDQHKHDVVSFERGNITTAERSSKQISLKWESDPQTVLIMTKPNSTSVRILCADMVRWLKEHKKLKIYVEPRVRSELLTESSYFNFVQTWKDDKEISQLHTKVDLVVTLGGDGTVLWAASMFKGPVPPIVPFSLGSLGFMTPFHSEHYRDCVDSILRGPISITLRHRLQCHVIRDAAKNEVETEEPILVLNEVTIDRGISSFLTNLECYCDNSFVTCVQGDGLILSTTSGSTAYSLAAGGSMVHPQVPGILFTPICPHSLSFRPLILPEHVTIRVQVPFNSRSSAWASFDGKDRKLLEPGDALVCSMAPWPVPTACQVDSTNDFLRSIHEGLHWNLRKTQSFDGPREQ from the exons ATGGCTCCTAGCAAGTTCAATTCCACT GATCCTTGTGGAAATGGAGATGCGAGTTTTTCAAGCTCACAACCAGATAATGGGCTTAGTGATTCACTCTCTCTCTTCCATTCTGAGAAGGCAGTGCAAGAGCTTCTTCAACAGACTCCTATTCAGGGAACTGATGACCATCTTATAGAATTCTCAGAGGCTCTAAGAA cTGTTGCAAAGGCATTAAGACGAGCTGCTGAAGGAAAAGCTTCTGCTCAAGCTGAGGCTACTGAATGGAAGCGCAGATATGAACTAGAGAGGGGGCGAAATCAGCGGTTGCAGCGTAAAG AACAGTCAGCCAAGGAATGTAGTGGTGATGTTTTTGAAGGGAGGACACAGAACTCAGACAATCAATCTATCCCAAGTGAACATTCAAATGGACGGTCCGAAAATTGCTGTACCAATGGGATTTGCTCTCATGAAATTCTTCAAGATGGAGAGACTGACTCTGATTCCAATGTGGTCCAGAATAGGATGATGAGAAAG GCATCTTTTAAACTTTCATGGTGTTGCAAAGGCGAAATTAGTGATCAGCACAAACATGATGTTGTCTCTTTTGAAAGAGGAAATATAACGACTGCAGAGCGCAGCAGTAAACAG ATTTCTTTGAAGTGGGAATCTGATCCACAGACTGTGCTTATAATGACTAAACCAAATTCAACTTCTGTACGAATTCTATGTGCAGATATGGTCAG ATGGTTGAAAGAgcataaaaagttaaaaatttatgtggAACCGCGTGTGAGGAGTGAACTTCTAACAGAATCATCTTACTTCAACTTTGTGCAAACCTGGAAAGATG ACAAGGAAATTTCACAACTGCACACAAAAGTTGACCTTGTGGTAACTCTTGGTGGGGATGGTACTGTTCTTTGG gCAGCATCAATGTTCAAAGGACCAGTTCCTCCCATTGTTCcattttctttaggttctctTGGCTTTATGACACCATTTC ATAGTGAACATTACAGAGATTGCGTTGATTCAATTCTTAGAGGCCCAATTAGTATTACACTGCGACACCGGTTGCAATGCCATGTTATCAGAGATGCAGCCAAGAATGAGGTTGAAACTGAAGAGCCCATACTTGTTCTAAATGAGGTTACGATTGACCGTGGAATATCATCTTTCCTGACAAATTTGGAATGCTACTGCGACAACTCCTTTGTCACATGTGTGCAAGGtgatgggttaattttatcaaCTACATCCGGAAGCACTGCATATTCTTTGGCGGCTGGAGGATCCATGGTCCATCCACAG GTTCCCGGCATCCTCTTTACACCAATTTGTCCACACTCCTTATCCTTTCGGCCTCTGATATTACCTGAACATGTAACAATACGAGTGCAAGTTCCCTTCAACAGCAGAAGCTCTGCTTGGGCATCATTTGATGGCAAGGACAGGAAACTGTTAGAACCTGGTGATGCACTTGTGTGCAGCATGGCACCTTGGCCTGTACCTACAGCATGCCAAGTGGATTCAACAAATGACTTCCTCCGCAGCATCCATGAGGGCCTCCACTGGAATCTGAGGAAGACCCAATCTTTTGATGGCCCTCGGGAGCAATAA